The following proteins come from a genomic window of Fibrobacter sp. UWH4:
- a CDS encoding PolC-type DNA polymerase III produces the protein MKFAVVDLETTGGTAEVGRITEVGIVLLDDCDVVKTYSALIDPGMPIQPFVQNLTGITDEMVRGKPQFASIAEEVAELLKDRIFVAHNVQYDIKFMRTELRRCCIKIDPPRLCTVKVSRRFFPGLPSYSLHKLTQSLELPEFKHHRALDDAMAAAEILKLAYKKVGPEKLLKEVKNLTNPKKAKVI, from the coding sequence ATGAAATTCGCGGTTGTAGATCTTGAAACGACGGGTGGTACGGCCGAAGTGGGGCGCATCACCGAAGTCGGTATTGTGTTACTTGACGATTGTGATGTCGTAAAAACCTATTCGGCGCTGATTGATCCCGGTATGCCGATTCAACCGTTTGTACAGAATCTGACGGGCATCACTGACGAAATGGTCCGTGGAAAGCCCCAATTTGCCTCGATAGCCGAGGAGGTTGCGGAACTTTTGAAAGACCGTATTTTTGTGGCGCATAATGTGCAGTACGATATAAAATTTATGCGCACGGAACTTCGTCGCTGCTGTATCAAGATCGATCCACCGAGACTTTGCACGGTGAAGGTGTCGCGTCGTTTTTTCCCGGGACTTCCGAGTTATAGTTTGCACAAATTAACGCAGTCGCTGGAATTGCCTGAATTTAAGCATCATCGTGCCCTGGATGATGCGATGGCCGCGGCTGAAATCCTAAAACTGGCATATAAGAAAGTAGGCCCGGAAAAGCTTCTGAAAGAGGTGAAAAACCTCACCAACCCTAAAAAGGCGAAGGTGATATAG
- the cysK gene encoding cysteine synthase A, whose protein sequence is MSKIYSSADQLIGHTPLLELTHIEEGIGAKILAKLEYFNPAGSVKDRIAKAMLDDAEQSGKLKKGSVIIEPTSGNTGIGLASVAAARGYRIIIVMPETMSVERRQIMKAYGAELVLTEGAKGMKGAIEKADELAKEIPNSFIPGQFVNPANPAAHKATTGPEIWEDTDGKVDIFVAGVGTGGTVTGVGEYLKTKNPNVKIVAVEPASSPVLSKGTAGAHKIQGIGAGFIPETLNTKVYDEVIAVENEAAFEAGREIGKKEGVLVGISSGAALWAAKELAKRPENKGKTIVALLPDTGDRYLSTALFAE, encoded by the coding sequence ATGTCAAAGATTTATTCCTCTGCAGACCAACTGATCGGTCACACCCCGCTTCTTGAACTCACCCACATTGAAGAAGGCATTGGCGCCAAGATCCTTGCCAAGCTTGAATACTTCAACCCCGCCGGTTCCGTGAAGGACCGTATCGCGAAGGCGATGCTCGACGATGCCGAACAGAGTGGCAAGCTCAAGAAGGGCTCCGTGATTATCGAGCCGACTTCGGGTAACACCGGTATCGGTCTTGCATCTGTCGCCGCTGCTCGCGGATACCGCATCATCATCGTGATGCCCGAAACCATGAGCGTGGAACGCCGCCAGATTATGAAGGCTTACGGCGCAGAACTCGTGCTCACCGAAGGCGCCAAGGGTATGAAGGGCGCTATTGAAAAGGCCGACGAACTTGCCAAGGAAATTCCGAACAGCTTTATTCCGGGCCAGTTCGTGAACCCGGCCAACCCGGCCGCCCACAAGGCCACCACCGGTCCCGAAATCTGGGAAGATACCGATGGAAAGGTCGATATTTTTGTTGCTGGCGTAGGCACTGGTGGAACGGTGACAGGTGTTGGCGAATACCTCAAGACCAAGAACCCGAATGTGAAGATTGTCGCCGTTGAACCGGCTAGTTCTCCGGTGCTGTCCAAGGGTACTGCAGGCGCCCATAAGATCCAGGGTATTGGCGCAGGCTTTATTCCTGAAACTTTGAACACCAAGGTTTACGACGAAGTGATCGCTGTCGAAAACGAAGCCGCGTTCGAAGCCGGCCGCGAAATCGGCAAGAAGGAAGGCGTGCTCGTGGGTATTTCTTCTGGTGCGGCTCTCTGGGCCGCGAAGGAACTCGCGAAGCGCCCCGAAAACAAGGGCAAGACGATCGTTGCGCTCCTTCCGGATACCGGCGACCGCTATCTTTCTACGGCCCTCTTCGCTGAATAA
- the gltA gene encoding NADPH-dependent glutamate synthase, whose protein sequence is MSEHLTREQLDAAAKVELEKINALPKPLKPKDKNAIPAQPMPQLEPSYRARVMEEVAQGYTEAQAIVEANRCLACKNQPCVESCPVHIDIPAFIAKIAEGDFKAAIAKIKETSLLPAICGRVCPQERQCQMNCTMGKMHKDVNQAVAIGRLERFAADYERNNGGATVPAVKPATGKKVAVIGSGPAGLVVAADVRREGHDVTIFEAFHKLGGVVRYGIPEFRLPKKIVDNEIESLAAMGVKFETNFVIGRTRKLKDLIEKDGYDAVFVGTGAGLPLFMNIEGENLVGVFAANEYLTRANLMRAYDKEHADTPMWPGKNVVVLGGGNVAMDAARMALRLGAEKVRIIYRRSMNELPARKEEVLHAQEEGVEFCVLQNPAKILGDEAGHVRGMLVDKYELGEPDEKGRPRPVKVEGASFEIECDTVLVAIGNGSNPLISNTTPELSVDKKGHILLEDATANKTFMEKVYAGGDIVLGAATVILAMGEGRRAAAGINEFLKK, encoded by the coding sequence ATGTCTGAACATTTGACTCGTGAACAGTTGGACGCCGCCGCCAAGGTGGAACTTGAAAAGATTAACGCCCTCCCGAAGCCGCTCAAGCCGAAGGACAAGAATGCCATTCCGGCCCAGCCGATGCCGCAGCTGGAACCCAGCTACCGCGCCCGCGTGATGGAAGAAGTGGCCCAGGGTTACACCGAAGCTCAGGCTATCGTGGAAGCTAACCGCTGCCTCGCTTGTAAGAACCAGCCTTGCGTCGAAAGCTGCCCGGTGCACATCGACATTCCGGCCTTCATCGCGAAGATCGCCGAAGGTGACTTCAAGGCCGCTATCGCCAAGATTAAGGAAACGAGTTTGCTCCCGGCTATCTGCGGCCGTGTGTGCCCGCAGGAACGCCAGTGCCAGATGAACTGCACCATGGGCAAGATGCACAAGGACGTGAACCAGGCTGTGGCTATCGGCCGCCTGGAACGCTTTGCTGCCGACTACGAACGCAACAACGGTGGCGCTACGGTTCCGGCCGTGAAGCCCGCTACCGGCAAGAAGGTGGCTGTGATCGGTTCCGGTCCTGCCGGCCTGGTTGTCGCTGCTGACGTTCGCCGCGAAGGCCACGACGTGACCATCTTCGAAGCTTTCCACAAGCTCGGTGGTGTGGTCCGCTACGGTATTCCTGAATTCCGTCTCCCGAAGAAGATCGTGGACAACGAAATTGAATCCCTTGCTGCCATGGGCGTGAAGTTTGAGACAAATTTTGTCATCGGTCGTACCCGCAAACTCAAGGACCTGATTGAAAAGGATGGCTACGATGCCGTGTTCGTCGGTACCGGTGCTGGCCTTCCGCTCTTCATGAACATCGAAGGTGAAAACCTCGTTGGTGTGTTCGCCGCTAACGAATACCTCACCCGCGCGAACCTCATGCGCGCCTACGACAAGGAACATGCCGATACTCCGATGTGGCCCGGTAAGAACGTGGTCGTTCTCGGTGGTGGTAACGTCGCTATGGACGCTGCCCGTATGGCTCTCCGCTTGGGTGCCGAAAAGGTCCGCATCATTTACCGCCGCAGCATGAACGAACTCCCGGCCCGTAAGGAAGAAGTTCTCCATGCCCAGGAAGAGGGTGTCGAATTCTGCGTTCTGCAGAACCCGGCCAAGATTCTTGGCGACGAAGCCGGCCACGTGCGCGGCATGCTCGTCGACAAGTACGAACTCGGCGAACCCGATGAAAAGGGCCGTCCGCGTCCGGTCAAGGTCGAAGGCGCAAGCTTCGAAATCGAATGCGACACCGTGCTCGTTGCTATCGGTAACGGTTCTAACCCGCTTATCAGCAACACCACGCCGGAACTCTCTGTCGACAAGAAGGGTCACATCCTTCTCGAAGATGCAACCGCCAACAAGACCTTTATGGAAAAGGTCTATGCCGGTGGTGACATCGTGCTCGGCGCAGCCACTGTCATTTTGGCAATGGGTGAGGGGCGCCGCGCAGCAGCCGGTATTAATGAATTCCTGAAGAAGTAA
- a CDS encoding sulfide/dihydroorotate dehydrogenase-like FAD/NAD-binding protein — MAKILFKKQLSPAVFQFRVEAPLIAQERKAGQFIILQTNKDNSERVPLTIADADTTEGSITLIFQTVGKTTTELSKFEVGDDIPVLVGPLGSPTHIENFGHVVCVCGGVGIAPMHPIVQALKAAGNKVTIIMGARNESLFLMKEEMTALADNIIFMTDDGSYGRKGLVTEPLKELCEDTKGKPDMVIAIGPPIMMKFCALTTKPYEVKTVVSLNSIMVDGTGMCGGCRVTIGGKTKFVCVDGPEFDGHEVDWNNMLQRMGAFKPQEQEALHRFGANDGHKCNIDKMADAKAKESK, encoded by the coding sequence ATGGCAAAAATTCTCTTTAAAAAGCAGTTATCTCCTGCGGTATTCCAATTCCGCGTCGAGGCCCCGCTGATCGCCCAAGAGCGTAAGGCCGGCCAGTTTATCATCCTCCAGACGAACAAGGACAACAGCGAACGCGTGCCTCTCACCATCGCCGATGCCGACACGACTGAAGGCTCCATCACTTTGATTTTCCAGACCGTCGGTAAGACCACCACCGAACTTTCCAAGTTCGAAGTCGGTGACGATATCCCGGTGCTCGTGGGCCCGCTCGGTTCCCCGACCCACATCGAGAATTTTGGCCACGTGGTCTGCGTGTGCGGTGGCGTGGGTATCGCCCCGATGCACCCGATCGTTCAGGCCCTCAAGGCTGCCGGCAACAAGGTCACCATCATCATGGGTGCCCGTAACGAAAGCCTCTTCCTCATGAAGGAAGAAATGACCGCTCTCGCCGACAACATCATCTTCATGACCGACGATGGTTCTTATGGCCGCAAGGGTCTCGTTACCGAACCGCTCAAGGAACTCTGCGAAGACACCAAGGGCAAGCCGGACATGGTCATCGCCATCGGTCCTCCGATCATGATGAAGTTCTGCGCCCTCACCACCAAGCCCTACGAAGTCAAGACCGTGGTCAGCCTCAACAGCATCATGGTGGACGGAACCGGCATGTGCGGTGGCTGCCGCGTGACTATCGGCGGCAAGACGAAGTTCGTCTGCGTCGATGGCCCGGAATTCGACGGCCACGAAGTCGACTGGAACAACATGCTCCAGCGCATGGGTGCCTTCAAGCCCCAGGAACAGGAAGCCTTGCACCGTTTCGGTGCCAACGACGGCCACAAGTGCAACATTGATAAGATGGCTGACGCAAAGGCCAAGGAGAGCAAGTAA